In Lycium barbarum isolate Lr01 chromosome 9, ASM1917538v2, whole genome shotgun sequence, the DNA window agttgagaactaagcaagTAGCCTTAGTGAAAGTCCTGTgaaggagtcagaaagttgaggaagctacatggaaAGTCGAGGAGggtatgaaatccatgtacccgcacttgttttagcccacagaagagatttatgatgaaacaccaagattttgaggtatgtaagctttcttttcatgtttttggtcgtttgtggccaatttatagtgctattgtgatgtagccctgtgaggcaatgatattatgggctattgtgacaggttggtagtgccatattacagggaaaactctggcaaaatttttgtaaaatcccgaatgtttaacattcgaggacgaatgctccaaaaagggtggagaatgttacaccttggaaatttccccgttagcgtaccgcgaatagacccacgaagggtatgacgtatacgacatgttgacgagtaagaagtaatacttaatgattctaaatgagatttcaaagacatttgaggtaggggacgaaagttgttaaggaaagcaaggtatatgttgtgtgtcgggcaagaattacaagtatcgaattaatgatggcttaatgacattttggagaagggttataatgtcccttatgtattcatgcctcacgtttcacgttcaagttcatgtattcgctattcatgtctcatgtttgggcactgatgttttcatgaaactatgtcatgtcagtttccatgccccatgtcatgttatgtctcatgtttcacgctcatgtcatgtatccagcgttcatgtttcatgtctcatgcttcagtatccatgtttccatgtaatcacacgttcagttctcatgatccatgataATGCTCCCACGTAACcttgtcaagctcttatgtttgaTGTCATCTttcattcatgttcatgtattcaagccatgtccaaccATATCCTTAAccaagacccatcattcgaggacgaatgatcccaagggggagatattgtaagacctcgtgcattcgggttaagatttgtcttataagatggaggtataatgaacccaattttagtagtgtataaatggtgtttgaaacccaatcaaggcatgagaagagtctttgggcaaagcaaagttgaaaaccactctacggggcatgtttgcaagtgagtttatagaaggtcttacttccaacgaccataacccctatattaattgggaatttgggaaagcttccttgataaaagttgtagccctttgaaatatatttccaacggtatattatgggtcttaaACGGAGCTATATACAAaaggttatgaccattttacgacagactgttcgGCAGAATATCACCCTCTGTCACACTTTGCGGCTCAAGATGCGGCCCGCAAACCCGACATGCGGCCCCGCAGTTCCGACGCAAAGTgtgccagagagattttgtccataattttctggactactttaaataagacccaactcgaccaaaatcatatttttcattattcttggtcaagaaaacctctaaaacactctctaacattcatccacaagaaaattcaagggaaattcatgatcaataacaccaaatccatgaacccaagtgtatgaaacctagccaaagttcatctaattcaagaaaacccaagggaagtgaagtagggttttggtgctaaaggagtaactccactcaagacttgttcaaccactatctaaggtaagtttcatgactttctcatgatgattaaagtgttgatgagttcttgggagaatagtaaatgggtttgataaagagaattatatgaactatgctagagttgttggattgttgacttgggattgttgtattcatatgggtgatgaaaaatgatgttaattacatctaattgagattttagAATTTGCTGGttgtaatagaatggggatttggtgaagaaaacaccattaatgagggttgtggagcttcatgcccaccaagtctttgataaaatgcttagatgaacaaagcatggatattgttgctaatatagaatccctatgacctgtattgctatagattaaagttgaagggattggaggacattttgatacgctcaaaagcaggaagttaaggtatgtagaacttccatccacatgtgggaatctctacgttcttccccatgatccgtttcgtaaaatctatggagttcaaatcctagggcattaaacccaacatattggcaGCCCGTAATTaggtatgtatgtacatgaattttgtatctatgttcgttattgtattcctaatctttcattacggatattaggaatcctagcctaatccatgaatcatgaattcttcctcatgtgttctcatcatgttcatatgaaactttatgatctTATTTGCAAGTTACAATCATGTTTTCaagataattataaatatatgattatgaactattgttattactcatgaatcaaaaatatgtttacaagctatttcatgaaaccatgtttacaagttattttgtgaaatcattatttcaagacaagtacaagttaattaacgaaaatcatgggcttcttagccaactatattatgttaatgtttttgggagttgtacaaattaccgagaaggctcagatagcctgaaactacgtagccaccgtaggacaaggaacgttccgcccagataagacgataccttaactttacactgaatggatccatcaggtaccttactaccttatactcgggcaaggtatgagggctctgctggtccggcgaggtaccagactccacgtacccacgtggtgatttactaccttatactctggcaaggtatgagggctctgctggtccggcgaggtaccagactccacgtggtgatattatgtgtcggtttatgaaatgctctacctacttatcatgtttttacttatgttatatatatacatatgtactcatgctcatgatcatgtccaggttttcagtttcagttcttatcatgttattccatgtcccatgttgtttctttcggttgctttacataccagtacattcaatgtgctgacgtccccttttattgcccgggggcctgcatttcatgatgcaggtacggatttacaggacgacgcttctgatcattaggatttgcacgtaccatcttattggtgagccccatctcattcggggtttagacattgtatttctttatttagttttgcatctaaaggtatactggtggccttgtcccagtaagtatgttttccagtcaggctcatgatagaggtttcatagacttgacaagtcagttatgtcatgtcagacattcggagtcgtatagccattttggctcattcatgttatttccgcacttatgtttaaacaagtatttttattaagtattatgacttactacgttttataaaggctcatcatgcattcacattataattccgctcatgtatgcctcatgatagttcagcaagccatgtggttcgctcggtcacatgcagtcaggcaccgagtgccgtgttacgtccaggccatggttcggggcgtgacagttaccaagtgctcctccttctttgaGAAACTCGAATTTGCTACCACCAACCCAAAGGCTTTTGTAAAATCCAACAGTGCAATTCCTCCTCCGTTCCTGTCCCCGAAACCActacctccatgcacatcatcataacccccTGAAATTGACctaatgtgcccattgaaatctcctccgatgAATTGCTTCTCAGTGGACGGTATACCTCCCTTCATcgcgtccaaatcctcccaaaaatgTCTTTTCTCCTCCTCGCTGAAGCCCGTTTGCGgtgcgtaagcactaataatgtgcaaaataaacCCTCCAACGACTAGCTGAATCGTCATCAACCTATCACTAACCCTCTTAGCCCCTGCCACCTGTTCTCTTAAGtcattatctactaaaatgcctaccccattcctatccctCGACCTACCTGAGAACCATAACTTATATTCATCTACATCTTTAGCCCTGGATCCTACCCATTTATTCTCCTGGACACAAGCTATGttaatcctcctcttcttaagaatcttaactagttcgATCGACTTCCCCATTAGAttcccaatattccaagaccctactcctAGACTAGAGACTCCCTTAACCCACCTACCCCCTCTAACCCTCACCCCCGTTCGAGagcatgaccctagtctaccatcgtCTACGAAAGCCAGCAAAGCAAATATAAACTACTCGACCAGGCAGGAATCAATACTAAAACACAAGTTAGCAATAATCTAGATAAAAGTGTAACTACTACGACGAGAACGAAACAAGTAGTGCAATAATGCAAATTAGCTGCAAGGATAAAAGACagagaattaaaaaaataaaaataaaaataaaaaaccggaggtaccaactccagttagaCAGAACCTGCTCACGCCAGAATCACAATTCACTCCAGAATCACTGTTCACGGCTGGAAGCTCGAATCTGTCGGACCAGAGAGAAGGAGAGAggagagaagagaaagaagaggaagaagacagGAGAAGAAGAGGAGTATAGGGCTATCACAAATCCTAGGAGAGAGACAAATTACCTAGGGAGGCCACCGGGAGGTTGCTGGCCACTAGAGTTGGGAGGTAGGGTGGGGTGGGCGAGGGAGTGGGGGGATGAGAAGAAGACCGTTGTGTTTGGTTGattttctagagagagagagagaatgtaTATCATTTTCTTTCTATCGAGGCGGGAACTTCTGGACAACCAATTAAATTAGGTATGCGCATCCTCTCTCTCCCTTTCTGAGGAGAAGTGACCTCCAAAGCTACTATATTCTTAATCATCATATCAGTTTTTTTCAGAGCCTTTTGCCTTCCTTCTTCTGACTGCAAAAGCCAAAAAAGGGTAAATGGAAactaaacatgaaaatgattgtTTACATCATGAGTCTACActttcaccaaaaaaaaattcaaaatagaGACATTCTTTTTTGAGTAAAAATGGAATTCTACATCTATAATTTGAATAGACACGACTTAAGAAAGTCGAGAACACAGGccttgtcacacccctttttaacccgggagttaaggtagaagtacgacatattggagattcctatttttgttatttgtttaaggagtcgccacctaattatttatggtgaattaggacacctaaagtttattaaagttatgtttaaagttaactctgtttaagatctgcgaaacttaagattctaggtaagggttcaattagtctaaagggaaggtattaggcatcctttaagacccattaacaatggttaaccgaccggacttatgttatttaattaaggctaaatgtaaatatagtattatagaaaaggaAAAGTAATTTtataagtatgactaaagttataaataaatatgtaagaatgctatttaaaatagaacttataaaaaataataataatccgTATGAAAGAGTacctttaatgctattttgaaatacgacttataaatgttgttaaaatttTAAACGAGAGTAGAAATGTATAATACTTGTGGAAAGgtaataatttgtgtaaaagaagattctaaatgttaaatgagacttaaagatattcctaagaccttaaatgaaaatataataatgttattcaAAAATATGATTTGCAGAAAATAAGATAATTTACCTATGAATAATAACCTTTTAAAATATGATTTGACAATATGATACTTAGGTAAAGatgatattatgtgaatatggtgGTGTAAAAATGCCTAGGCTTATATTCTTAATAGGACGCAAAGGAAGTGAATTTTATTTCTTACTAACTTATTTAATTAATTCGGCTAAAGATATGCATAGTTGAACGTGTcttaaaaataagatttataaagaATACTCAGATTAATaatttacatattagtgacgtttttttGAAAATTCTAAGATAGTACAATAAAGTATGATTTCTTTGACTTGAAATATGAATTTGCTGTCGAACATCAATTATACTAAAAAAGTATATATTATGGAcgctataaataactttaataaaaaaaaaaaggcgatGAAGCTTACAGAACTAGTTATTAGttttcttaaattaactacccattattaaaactAAAACCCCTCTAAATTCTCTAaggttcatctaagctaagagacgaaataaaataaagtgttagtcaaaacaaTATAAGTTGAATACAATAAAGTAAAATAGAGGCGCAAGAAAATGTAAATAAATGGGCTCAGCCGGTTTTGGGCTGCTGATTATGCTGCTGCGGCCCATTTGTTGTTATGGGCTGTTACcatttattgggctttggcccaataactCATGTTTGTTATCTTTAGCCATGGACAGGGCTGGACAGGAGAAGAATCATGTTGGGCCGTTAGCCCAACACCATATGCGGAGgaagacgagtccgagggactcgtatgcaatgttcatgcataaaaaatgaaaataaaaggattagtatataatcgatgaataagATTAAACACGTAAAATGTACATTCAAAACAAATCAGTAAATTATGTAATGCTGTGTATATTTagatatatctcatgtatacacattcataagaaTGTATAGGCTAAGGTATACCAGTCATGcacgtacatatacataatcgatGCAAGTATACCTAGCATATAAAGATGAATAAATGCTGATATATAACATGCTTTATAAAGCTATAGGCAGCCAACAAAGCACAGTATAAGTTACATAAaagtgtagaatatgaaaaaaatAGTGACAATAACGAGAAGGCAGTCTTATTCTAGTTGGTGAGAATCCATGGTCCAAGAATAACAATAAGGATCACATGCATACACAAAAAAAAGAATGTTAGTAAGTGTTCAAATTATATGAGGGGAGCACTTAGATGAAAAGAAGGAACAAGGAAAACATCACGTAAATGATTGCATCCCAAAACAAACTTACTGCCGGACTGGAGACGTacagaaataaataaaatggaaAGAAGGCTCCATACTAACAAACAGTTAGAAGGAAAATAAGCACAGATCCAAAATCATGTCCAAGCCATCAAAAGCAGCGAAATAAAACGGAGCAGTTTCAGTTTCCAACATAAGTGATTCATGCATACACCAGATATACTCTCATACATGCATCCTATTATATAGGTAATGTTTCCTATTTATGTAGTAAACAACTGCTAGTGTTCATAACCGTCGATAGTACCTAAACTAGTATTTTCAGTCTACTTGTTTACAGAAGTCAACAGGCAGAATACAAGCCCTCCTTTGCAATCGTGAATACAGGGGACAACAGCCACTAGATCTCAGGGGGAACACAACCTATTCTCACACCTATGTAAAACTTAACAACTTTTGCCAAATTAAGGAATCACCACCCAGAAGGCAAACAGAACAGCAATCTGGGCATAATTCATAATACAGGACTCCTAAATGCAAAAATGTGGAAACTTACAAGTTTCATGCTTTCGTATAAGCAAACTGACTACTAACAGCTCAAGACAAAAGGGTGCAGCACACATAGTCTAGGGATTACAGAAGGGGAGATGTGTTTAGGGgggcatttgaatttaaagaaaaCTTTGAAAGGTTATGCTTAGTTGTTCACACTCAGAATGGACAGGGCCTATTTCGAAAACTCATATTTTGACATACTCTATTGCATAACTGTGATTGGTCTAGTACAAAGATTCCTAGCCTCATGTTTTTAAACACAACAAT includes these proteins:
- the LOC132611615 gene encoding uncharacterized protein LOC132611615; translated protein: MGKSIELVKILKKRRINIACVQENKWVGSRAKDVDEYKLWFSGRSRDRNGVGILVDNDLREQVAGAKRVSDRLMTIQLVVGGFILHIISAYAPQTGFSEEEKRHFWEDLDAMKGGIPSTEKQFIGGDFNGHIRSISGGYDDVHGGSGFGDRNGGGIALLDFTKAFGLVVANSSFSKKEEHLTG